In Choloepus didactylus isolate mChoDid1 chromosome 6, mChoDid1.pri, whole genome shotgun sequence, one DNA window encodes the following:
- the INTS5 gene encoding integrator complex subunit 5, with product MSALCDPPGAPGPPGPTPATHGPAPLSAQELSQEIKAFLTGVDPVLGHQLSAREHARCGLLLLRSLPPARAAVLDHLRGVFDESVRAHLAALDESPVAGPPHLRPLPSSHVPAGGPGLEDVVQEVQQVLSEFIRANPKAWAPVISAWSIDLMGQLSSTYSGQHQRVPHATGSLNELLQLWMGCRATRTLMDIYVQCLSALIGSCPDACVDALLDTSVQHSPHFDWVVAHIGSSFPGTIISRVLSCGLKDFCVHGGAGGGAGGGGGSSSQNPSTDPFPGSPVIPGEKRVPKIASVVGILGHLASRHGDSIRRELLRMFHDSLAGCTGGRSGDPSLQATVPFLLQLAVMSPALLGTVSGELVDCLKPPAVLSQLQQHLQGFPREELDNMLNLAVHLVSQASGAGAYRLLQFLVDTAMPASVITTQGLAVPDTVREACDRLIQLLLLHLQKLVHHRGGSPGEGVLGPPPPPRLVPFLDALRNHVGELCGETLRLERKRFLWQHQLLGLLSVYTRPSCGPEAVGHLLSRARSPEELSLATQLYAGLVVSLSGLLPLAFQSCLARIHAGTLQPPFMARFLRNLALLVGWEQQGGEGPAALGARIGESASAHLSDLAPLLLHPEEEVAEAAASLLAICPFPLGALSPSQLLGLVRAGVHRFFASLRLHGPPGVASASQLLTRLSQTSPAGLKAVLQLLVEGALHQGNAELFGGKVDENNETLSVISAPLVSASLLDTNRRHTAAVPGPGGIWSVFHAGVIGRGLKPPKFVQSRNQQEVIYNTQSLLNLLVHCCSAPGSSECGWCWGAPTLSPEAAKAVAVTLVESVCPDAAGAELAWPPEEHARATVERDLRIGRCFREQPLLFELLKLVAAAPPALCYCSVLLRGLLAALLGHWEASRHPDTAHSPWQLEASCTLVAVMAEGSLLPPALGNMHEVFSQLAPFEVRLLLLSVWGFLREHGPLPQKFIFQSERGRFIRDFSREGGGEGGSHLAVLHSVLHRNIDRLGLFSGRFQAPSPSTPLWQGT from the exons ATGTCCGCGTTGTGCGACCCTCCCGGGGCCCCAGGGCCTCCTGGGCCCACCCCGGCCACCCACGGTCCCGCGCCGCTCAG TGCTCAGGAGCTGTCCCAGGAAATCAAGGCTTTTCTTACTGGTGTAGACCCTGTTCTGGGCCACCAGCTCTCAGCCCGGGAACATGCTCGCTGTGGTCTTCTCCTGCTCCGCTCGTTGCCACCTGCTCGGGCTGCTGTGCTGGACCACTTGCGGGGCGTCTTTGATGAGAGTGTCCGGGCCCACCTGGCTGCCCTGGATGAAAGCCCTGTGGCTGGCCCACCTCACCTCCGcccactcccatcctcccatgtCCCTGCAGGGGGTCCTGGCCTAGAGGATGTGGTACAGGAAGTACAGCAGGTGCTGTCTGAGTTCATCCGGGCCAATCCAAAGGCCTGGGCACCTGTGATTAGTGCGTGGTCCATTGACCTCATGGGGCAGCTGAGCAGCACATACTCGGGCCAGCATCAGCGTGTGCCCCATGCCACCGGCTCTCTCAACGAACTGCTGCAGCTGTGGATGGGCTGCCGGGCCACACGCACGCTGATGGACATCTACGTGCAGTGCCTCTCGGCTCTCATTGGCAGCTGCCCAGATGCCTGTGTGGATGCCTTGCTGGATACCTCTGTCCAGCATTCTCCACATTTTGACTGGGTTGTGGCACATATAGGATCCTCTTTTCCTGGCACCATCATCTCCCGAGTCCTCTCCTGTGGTCTCAAGGACTTCTGTGTCCATGGTGGGGCTGGAGGTGGAGCTGGTGGCGGTGGCGGAAGCTCTTCTCAAAACCCCTCTACAGACCCCTTTCCTGGATCTCCTGTCATCCCCGGGGAGAAACGGGTACCCAAAATTGCCTCAGTTGTGGGCATCCTAGGGCATCTGGCCTCCCGTCATGGAGACAGCATCCGACGGGAGCTTCTGAGAATGTTCCATGATAGTCTAGCAGGGTGCACTGGGGGCCGGAGTGGGGACCCGTCCCTTCAGGCCACAGTTCCCTTCCTCCTGCAGCTGGCAGTCATGTCACCAGCTTTGCTGGGCACAGTTTCTGGAGAACTGGTGGACTGCCTCAAGCCTCCAGCTGTGCTGAGTCAGCTGCAGCAACACTTGCAGGGATTCCCCCGAGAGGAACTGGACAACATGCTGAACCTGGCCGTGCACCTGGTGAGCCAGGCCTCTGGGGCAGGTGCCTACCGCCTGCTGCAGTTCCTGGTGGACACAGCCATGCCTGCCTCAGTCATCACCACCCAGGGCCTGGCTGTGCCAGACACCGTGCGTGAGGCCTGTGACCGGCTGATCCAGCTGCTGCTGTTACACCTGCAAAAACTGGTGCATCATCGAGGAGGATCCCCTGGGGAAGGGGTGCtgggcccacccccacccccccgcctTGTGCCCTTTCTAGATGCACTAAGAAACCATGTTGGAGAGCTGTGTGGAGAGACCTTACGACTGGAACGGAAACGCTTCCTCTGGCAGCACCAGCTCTTGGGCCTGCTCTCTGTCTACACCCGACCTAGCTGTGGACCTGAGGCTGTGGGCCATCTCCTGAGCCGTGCCCGAAGCCCTGAAGAGTTGAGTTTGGCCACCCAGTTATATGCAGGGCTGGTGGTCAGTCTCTCTGGCCTCCTGCCCCTGGCCTTCCAAAGCTGCCTGGCTCGGATACATGCGGGGACTTTGCAGCCTCCTTTCATGGCCCGCTTCCTGCGCAACTTGGCACTGCTAGTGGGGTGGGAACAGCAGGGTGGCGAGGGTCCAGCAGCCCTAGGGGCCCGGATTGGGGAGTCTGCCTCAGCCCATCTCTCTGACCTGGCTCCTCTCCTGCTGCATCCTGAGGAGGAAGTAGCTGAAGCTGCTGCTTCCCTGTTGGCCATTTGTCCCTTCCCTCTGGGAGCCCTGTCCCCCTCCCAGCTCCTGGGTCTGGTAAGGGCTGGGGTGCATCGCTTCTTTGCCTCTCTGAGGTTGCATGGCCCCCCAGGTGTGGCCTCAGCCTCCCAACTCCTCACTCGCCTCTCTCAGACCTCCCCAGCCGGACTCAAGGCTGTCCTGCAGCTGCTAGTTGAGGGAGCCTTACATCAGGGCAATGCAGAGCTGTTTGGAGGGAAAGTGGATGAGAACAATGAGACTCTGTCAGTTATCTCAGCTCCTTTGGTCTCTGCCTCTCTGTTGGACACAAATCGGCGGCACACGGCAGCTGTGCCAGGTCCTGGAGGGATTTGGTCTGTATTCCATGCTGGAGTCATCGGCCGTGGCCTAAAGCCACCCAAGTTTGTCCAGTCACGCAATCAGCAGGAAGTGATCTATAATACCCAGAGCCTCCTCAACCTCCTAGTGCACTGCTGCAGTGCCCCTGGGAGCAGTGAATGTGGATGGTGCTGGGGGGCTCCCACCCTGAGCCCGGAGGCAGCCAAAGCAGTGGCAGTGACCCTGGTGGAGAGTGTGTGCCCTGACGCAGCTGGTGCTGAGCTGGCATGGCCCCCTGAAGAGCATGCCCGGGCCACTGTGGAGCGGGATCTCCGCATTGGCCGCTGCTTCCGGGAACAGCCCCTGCTCTTTGAGCTGTTAAAGCTGGTGGCAGCTGCTCCCCCAGCCCTGTGCTACTGTTCTGTGCTCCTGCGGGGGCTGCTGGCCGCCCTCTTGGGTCATTGGGAAGCCTCTCGTCACCCTGATACAGCCCACTCGCCTTGGCAGCTGGAGGCATCCTGCACCCTGGTGGCTGTCATGGCCGAGGGGAGCCTCCTGCCACCAGCCTTGGGCAACATGCACGAGGTATTTAGCCAACTGGCACCATTTGAAGTGCGTCTGCTGCTGCTCAGTGTGTGGGGCTTCCTCCGGGAACATGGGCCCTTGCCCCAGAAGTTCATCTTCCAGTCCGAGCGTGGCCGCTTCATCCGGGACTTCTccagggagggtgggggtgagggtggatCCCATCTGGCTGTGCTGCACAGTGTCCTCCACCGCAACATCGACCGCCTGGGCCTTTTCTCTGGCCGTTTCCAGGCGCCTTCACCGTCCACTCCCCTTTGGCAGGGGACATAG